The following is a genomic window from Strongyloides ratti genome assembly S_ratti_ED321, chromosome : 1.
TTTTATCccactttttaaaataatgaagaaaTGTGTCGAATTACATAGTATTAGATTTATATGTAAAACTAAAACTAGACACTATAGGCATATGCGATCATGACACAATAAAGAAAGATGAACTTTAtgtttttctattttattatatgtaaaGACAGATTACTACAATAAGTCTAGATAATTGTCATTTAGCTAAATAATGGTACTTCAAATGAACAGCAGGCAAACATTTGATACTGTATGTTAAATTGACAGAAAGATTGAATATTCCATCCATTATATTCATTTGTTTCATTTTCTAATTGTTTACACTTATCTActgaaacatttttattatcagtTGGTGAGCATGAAACTATAGAATTCATATAAGGGCATAATGGATCTagataaattatcattaattaatttaaataataaatttttattctaacCTTTACTTTTTTTCCAATAATAAGATGACAATTTAacatttgtattattattgttaattgataaccatttttttaaaaatatttctttattaatatttacttttgaattatattttttataatttaatattatatttttaggctttatattattttcaatagaTTTACATATTCCTTTTTGGTTATCAAATAAATGACAATAAAATCCTTCATCACATTGATAATTTTTGGATGTACAATCTTTTTGTgttattgaaataatattttttttaatattaataatagtcTTTGATTCTTTTTCACAACAAAAGCCATGAAGTGtattttctatatttgtCACATCTGTACATTCAAATCCACGTGGACACTGATTATCTTTAAACAAAGGACATTTTATGACAGATTGATATGAATTGTCTTTATGAGTCAAAGCCGCTTTTCTTCCATTAGGACATAGAGTTAAAGGATCATTTCCACAACAATGATATGTTAGAGatgttgttttattttttgtacaaataaaattatttggaCAAGTATCAAATGATTCAGATGGGTGACAGGTCATTCCTGACTCctctattatatttaaatatggtTGTAAATTTGGAGATAAACATTGATTGAGATAATCATTTCTACCACAACATATATGTTGTCggaaaatattatcaaatctACATTTATATGGTGATGGACATGGATTTTGTGTTGTACAATAATGTAATGTCCCAAGATGATCAGTATATAATGGTAATTCACCTGGTAAACATCCTGttgaaaaacaaaatttttgacAATCATTAATAGATTGAAAACGATTATTATTAAGTCCTTTACACCCACCAATTAAAAATGGTTTACATTTAAGAtctaaattatcaaaataatacattattttattacttaatgtattattttgaCATTCTCCATAACCAGGTGATGAAAACAATTGACAaacattttctaaaaaaaaaaaaaaatattttttcatatgaCTTGATTGTTAAACATACCTTTAGAGGGACAACATATACCATATTGATTATTTCCATCTTTGTAGCAATAACCATTTGAAGGGCAGTCAATTGATAAGttacatttaattatatttaattcatttttataactataagcttttattgtttttaatggTTCCATATTTAATGGACATTGATCAGAAGATATAAATAACAGGAATATTACTAATATATACAACAACATGATATCAAAATgtcaaaaagttttaatttttgaagatataaaatattaaaaaaaacgtgattatattattaaaagtttatcttTATGACAAATAAAAACATGAAAGTATAAAactaaacttttttttttctttcttgaCCATATTAAGTATTAAGAAACAAATTCTTTTTCCTTCTAATACTCCTGAGGAATATTTATAAGACTTTCTTTAATTTCCTCTTTTGTCTTTTCTTTGGGGGGTGCATATCCTCCACGACGAATGTCAACCATATCATGTGGGCCTAATTTcatatcataattttttcccaactaaaattttatttttttattaaaaaaaagttttataataatggtaaaagttatataaaattacctTTTCAAATACAGTGAAATCATCTCTTTTGGTGATACAGAaccaatttataataaaaaaactaagTAAAAATAGGATTACTGCAAAGATAATTGCAACAACAACAGGACCCCAATAATCAACAATACTAAATTCTTGTAATGGCATAGtgtacaataataataaatttttttttttagaaaaaaaactttaaaatattcctaaaataaaatatattaagtaaagttatatttacctttttagaaaaatggtaaaaatgaaatagaCCAAGTAGATGATAATAGGTAATGATTGCGCATGttaaaattacattaaaataaccTTCAAAATGGTTGTGTAACAAGAAACATATAATGTgctacaatttattttatgttcaataatatatatatatatatatttacaatatatgaagttattttaaaatataataaaatttaatccttataataatgtttttataagcagaatatatagaaaaatttttaatacatttatatatatacgacaatactattaattattttatggtAATATtagcaatatttttaataaataattgaataaataaaataatatcatggtatttaatatactataaatttctatttataaataatttttttattatattatttaaaaaaattagatatatataattatttatcctTTAAACagtatgttaaaataattttttttttaaaaaataataaatatatcaaacATATTCACTTATCTTAAATTACAAATTGTTATTCAATGTTATATTTAAGGATTCttcattttatctttttctatgaatatatttaattaaatatacttcttttataaactttGTCTTATgatataaagatatttttaaagtctatggatataacttttatttatatcttgttattaaatattaatgaaagtattatctgttattaaaatatatatatatatatataatttcattttataatcattaatttatcaaatatcaaTAACTTAGATGTATAATGATTTGTACATacttacaaattttttttttttattgtaggTTCTAAAATACTATTCACCAAAAGACTATCATTGATTTATTATGGAccataattatatatagCATTCTTTAACTAACTTTTGCATGTACTATGACTTCACTTCCATTAACATCTtctgatattatttttcatttaaaatgtaagaaagaaaatattacaCAATGTAAAAATGTTTTGGCTATACtaattatacatattataattataatatttacatattttcAAGTTTTTTCAATACATGGTTCTAAAGGATACATTCAACATAATGTCtttacaattatattattacttatGGGTACTGTTATAACATATATacttatgtttatttttcattcaaCATATCCAGCAAACAGTtttcttttaacattatGGACTTTGATATCTaccttatttttaattaatctaagtaagtttaaaaattaaaaaataaaataataatttttagttatatattATGATGTAGAGATAATCATCCAACAACTTTTCATAATTctaatatcattaatatttttatggatattattaagtattaaaaaagataaatttgaagcattaaaaatatcattaagtACAATAACAATTGCcattttattatctataatcttacatatcattttttttaatacaatacaagaaactttattaaatatttttattacaaatggTATATctctttatattataaaatcatttaattcaTCAATTAACAAATTGAAACAACAACTAATCCAACAAACTatagatatttatatatctcCAGTAAGGTTAACCATCAAATTATtggttaaatttttaagattataacaaaaatgaaTACTAGTAAGGAAGAATATTATCAGTactttttcttatcaaatttatactttcattttattaatattatatgattaaaacatttgttgattattaatttgatatttttaatagttataaatcatataattatgatatttcaacttgtttctatttttactttattttcaattgtaTTATCACAGACTACGGAAGTCTTTGAAATAACAAATCTCCCAACATCAAATCCATTAATTATAAGTAGTCAGGTACAAAATTTATCAGATGAACTTTATaggtatataaatatttatagtaattattattttgaaaatattttattttttttagattaaatCTTCAAATTGGTCAATTATTTATCTCTGTAAGTAATGATTCAAGTTTATATCAAACTATTGTTAATTTATCTACCAAAACAGATAAATTACTTAAGATAGAtttagtaaatttaaataatcgCCTTAAAAATGCCTCCACCATTTATAATACATTGATTCCAACATTATCTGATTATGTTAATAAAGTAAGATGTCTCTCAAATTCAGGGTGTATTAGAGTTCCATCAACTACATCACCAGCTCCAATAATTACAACAACCTTGaattcaataaataattccactaattgtaataatttaatggATAATAATACtagaatattaaataaatattttgaaaatattaattgtaattGGAATCTTATATCAGAATCtggtaaaaaatatataataacattagAAT
Proteins encoded in this region:
- a CDS encoding Epidermal growth factor-like domain and CUB domain-containing protein; amino-acid sequence: MTSLPLTSSDIIFHLKCKKENITQCKNVLAILIIHIIIIIFTYFQVFSIHGSKGYIQHNVFTIILLLMGTVITYILMFIFHSTYPANSFLLTLWTLISTLFLINLIIYYDTTEVFEITNLPTSNPLIISSQVQNLSDELYRLNLQIGQLFISVSNDSSLYQTIVNLSTKTDKLLKIDLVNLNNRLKNASTIYNTLIPTLSDYVNKVRCLSNSGCIRVPSTTSPAPIITTTLNSINNSTNCNNLMDNNTRILNKYFENINCNWNLISESGKKYIITLESFTVQGNANITIHDNLKNKNVITLNGSITNPITIDSNGYNYSISITSADTSSGVIFEIDYENLDVCSMGLCSNNGTCIVNPENMASCICTGCWMESNNCQKKYNPCDTYLKCKTIDQNNNPTNNTCKPLETSTQCSAQCYCNGSQIPKPYCL
- a CDS encoding Proteinase inhibitor I2, Kunitz metazoa domain and Cysteine-rich repeat and Lustrin, cysteine-rich repeated domain-containing protein encodes the protein MEPLKTIKAYSYKNELNIIKCNLSIDCPSNGYCYKDGNNQYGICCPSKENVCQLFSSPGYGECQNNTLSNKIMYYFDNLDLKCKPFLIGGCKGLNNNRFQSINDCQKFCFSTGCLPGELPLYTDHLGTLHYCTTQNPCPSPYKCRFDNIFRQHICCGRNDYLNQCLSPNLQPYLNIIEESGMTCHPSESFDTCPNNFICTKNKTTSLTYHCCGNDPLTLCPNGRKAALTHKDNSYQSVIKCPLFKDNQCPRGFECTDVTNIENTLHGFCCEKESKTIINIKKNIISITQKDCTSKNYQCDEGFYCHLFDNQKGICKSIENNIKPKNIILNYKKYNSKVNINKEIFLKKWLSINNNNTNVKLSSYYWKKSKDPLCPYMNSIVSCSPTDNKNVSVDKCKQLENETNEYNGWNIQSFCQFNIQYQMFACCSFEVPLFS